TTCTTTCCTACATCATTGCCATCGCGCGGATTTTCGATAGATCAAGTAGACTTGCCCTACCTCGAACCATCCCATGCCACTGGCTTATTACCTCTGGTCACGAATGCGGTTGAATGGTTTTTTCATGCTTGGCGTTCTCGCCTTCAAACTGAATGGCGGCCTGGAGAAGAAAGTGAAGATACCGTATCAGTATATGCTCGTGTTCTTGATTGTGACTTTCGCATGGATTGGTTTATGTTGGATGCTGATTACCCACAGTTAGTAGCTATTCCCATTCTCGTCGTTGTCTATGAATCTCTTCACAAGCCTCTATACAAAAAGCGGGAGAGAAAAAGTCCCCCGAGAATTAGCCCATAACATTAAAGCCACCCGCCAGGGGTGGCTTTTTTATCCTTACTTCGCCTTTGGGGTTACCTTTTCCACTTTGTTTTCGCCTATCTTCACTTTGAATATATCTTGTTCATCGTAAAAAAAGATGAAATCTTCCACCACGTACAATCGGTGTACGTTATTGGGGTCCCCTTCAGTAAGACTACCACTTTTGATAACTGTTTTCGAACTGCCATCTGTCTTTATTTTAAAGAGCTCCATCGTATCTTCATACGTATAACTGATCTCGTAATTGGGCATCTCAAGCTGATAGATTTCTTTCAAGGGCTTATTGCGCGTATAGTAAATCCAGTCACCTACAACATTCAGATTATGGGCCCAATCACTGCTCAACTTTTGAAGAGAGCTTCCATCCTTTTTGATTTTGTATAAGCCATCGTTGTTATAAAAAATCCACTCTCCTTGAACGGCGACAAAGCTTCGGTGTGAATTGATATTGACAGGATCGCTGCCAAAAACGTTTATCACTGGTTTTTTTGTGGGCGCAGTCTCCATTGTTTGCTGATTACCAAAGCCAAGAACTACAATCAGGCATACTGTCATCACAATGGAAATCATCCATTTCCCTTTATGTTGCATCATGCATCGCTCCCGTTCATGGCCTAATAAAGTACATCCGGCAACACTGATTTATATGTACCAAAACGAATTCGTTTTGTCTGTCTTAATTTGGATTATCTAGAAAAACTAAGAAGCCACCCGTCATAGGTGGCTCTTTCTCTCTATGCTAAAGGGAAATGACACGCGACCTGCCGATCCTGCCCAACCTCTATGAGCTCGGGAATCTCCTTGCTGCATCTCTCCTGCGCCATTGGACAACGAGGATGAAAACGACAACCTGACGGCGGATTGGCCGGAGATGGTACATCCCCTTGCAGGACGATCCGCTCTTGTCGCCGATGCGGAGTAGGCTTCGGAATCGCCGACAACAATGCCGCTGTATACGGATGCAGTGGCTGTGCAAACAAGTCATCCGTTCGTGCAATCTCCACCATTTTCCCCAAGTACATCACGCCTACCCGATCAGAAATATGGCGTACCACATTCAGACCATGCGCGATAAATAGATAGGTCAGCCCCATCTCTTTTTGTAATTTCATCATCAGGTTCAAAACCTGTGACTGTACGGACACGTCCAGCGCAGAAACAGCTTCGTCCGCCACAATAAACCGTGGTGAGAGTGCAATCGACCGCGCAATCCCGATCCGTTGCCGCTGTCCGCCGGAAAACTCATGCGGATACCGATTCCGTCTCGAAGGATCGAGGCCCACCAGACTCATCAGCTCGACTACCCGTTCATCCATTTCCTTTGCAGATGCGCGCAGATGAACCCGCAACGGCTCTCCAATAATATCGCTTACCAAAAATCGTGGATTCAACGAACCAAACGGGTCTTGAAAAATAATCTGCATATCCCGTCTCAGCTTCAAATTCTCTTGTCTGTTCACCTGATGGATATTGGTTCCGTCAAACAGCACTTCTCCGCTCGTCGCCCTTTGCAAATTCAACACGACACGCCCCAGTGTCGACTTCCCGCAACCGGATTCTCCTACGAGCCCAAATGTCTCCCCTGCCCGAATTCCGAAAGACACATCATCTACGGCTTTTACATGACCAACGACACGGCTCAACAAGCCCGCCTTAATTGGAAAATACTTTTTGATATGTTTGGCTTCGATCAAATATTCCCGGTTCATTGGCGGTTCACCTCTGCTTTGCTTCCAGCGACTGAATTTGCACGCTGATTTATTCTGAAGTGATTGCTGACATCTTCGTTCAACCAGCAAGCCACTTGTTGTCCCGTAACAACCTCGCGCAAAATTGGCTCCTCTTTTCGGCATTTGTCAATCGCATGCGGACAACGCGGGTGAAAACGGCAGCCCGTCGGCAATTGGGTAATGCTCGGGATAGTGCCTTGGATGGTGTACAATTCTCCGCCGCGCTCCCCTTCAAATCCGGGAATGGACTGCAGCAAGCCAATCGTGTAAGGATGCCGGGGCTCGTCAAATATCCGTTCGACCGTTCCCTCCTCCACAATCGTTCCCGCATACATCACCGCGATACGATCCGCCATCTCTGCTGCTACCCCCATGTCATGGGTGATCAGCAAAATCGACATACCCAATTCCTTTTGCAGCCGTCTGAGCAAATCCAAAATTTGCGCCTGAACCGTTACATCAAGAGCAGTAGTTGGCTCGTCTGCTATCAGCATTTCCGGGTTGCAGGCCAAGGCCATCGCGATGACAACACGCTGGCACATCCCTCCAGACATTTCGTGCGGGTACTGTTTCACTCGTACTTCTGGCGCCGGAATACCAACCAGACGAAGCATCTCGATCGCTTTTTTGAACGCATCTGTCTGGTTCATGTTTTGATGCAGCATCAAGCTCTCCGCAATTTGATCGCCTACCGTAAATACCGGATTGAGAGCCGACATCGGGTCTTGGAAGATCATCGCAATTTTGTTTCCGCGAATGTTCATCATTTCATCCAAATCCTTTGCCGCCAGATCCTGTCCGTGAAACATGACATTCCCACTCTGAATAAATCCGCCCGCATAATCAATCAGTCGCATGACTGCAAGTGACGTCACACTCTTTCCACTGCCGGATTCCCCTACCAAGCACACCGTCTGTCCTTTGCCAACGTTGATGCTCACTCGAGCCGTGGCCTTGACCGTGCCGTCATCCGTAAAGAAGCAAGTGGTCAAATTTTTTATTTCGAGGATGTTGCGTTCCACTTGTTCAGCCTCCTTTTCGGGTTCTTCTTTTTCTTCCTTGGGTCAAATGCATCGCGGATGCCGTCTCCGACGAAGTTAACCGCTAGCACTACGAGCAAAATACAAAGACCGGGATAAAGTGCTTGCAAAGGATCGACCAGCATGAATTCCTGTGCCTTGCTCAACATTAATCCCCAGCTTGTTTCTGGCGGTTGAATTCCCAAGCCTAAATAAGAGAGACCGGACTCTGACAGAATGGCCGAACCAACCATGAGAGTCGCGTACACAATAATCGGGGCCATTGCATTGCGTACCAGGTGACGCGTAATAATGCCCCAGTGTGATACGCCGATCGCTCTCGCCGCTTCCACATACTGCATTTCCCGTAGCTGCAAGAACTGCCCGCGCACTAGGCGTGC
This genomic stretch from Brevibacillus brevis harbors:
- a CDS encoding ABC transporter ATP-binding protein; translation: MERNILEIKNLTTCFFTDDGTVKATARVSINVGKGQTVCLVGESGSGKSVTSLAVMRLIDYAGGFIQSGNVMFHGQDLAAKDLDEMMNIRGNKIAMIFQDPMSALNPVFTVGDQIAESLMLHQNMNQTDAFKKAIEMLRLVGIPAPEVRVKQYPHEMSGGMCQRVVIAMALACNPEMLIADEPTTALDVTVQAQILDLLRRLQKELGMSILLITHDMGVAAEMADRIAVMYAGTIVEEGTVERIFDEPRHPYTIGLLQSIPGFEGERGGELYTIQGTIPSITQLPTGCRFHPRCPHAIDKCRKEEPILREVVTGQQVACWLNEDVSNHFRINQRANSVAGSKAEVNRQ
- a CDS encoding ABC transporter ATP-binding protein, giving the protein MNREYLIEAKHIKKYFPIKAGLLSRVVGHVKAVDDVSFGIRAGETFGLVGESGCGKSTLGRVVLNLQRATSGEVLFDGTNIHQVNRQENLKLRRDMQIIFQDPFGSLNPRFLVSDIIGEPLRVHLRASAKEMDERVVELMSLVGLDPSRRNRYPHEFSGGQRQRIGIARSIALSPRFIVADEAVSALDVSVQSQVLNLMMKLQKEMGLTYLFIAHGLNVVRHISDRVGVMYLGKMVEIARTDDLFAQPLHPYTAALLSAIPKPTPHRRQERIVLQGDVPSPANPPSGCRFHPRCPMAQERCSKEIPELIEVGQDRQVACHFPLA
- a CDS encoding DUF5050 domain-containing protein, whose translation is MMQHKGKWMISIVMTVCLIVVLGFGNQQTMETAPTKKPVINVFGSDPVNINSHRSFVAVQGEWIFYNNDGLYKIKKDGSSLQKLSSDWAHNLNVVGDWIYYTRNKPLKEIYQLEMPNYEISYTYEDTMELFKIKTDGSSKTVIKSGSLTEGDPNNVHRLYVVEDFIFFYDEQDIFKVKIGENKVEKVTPKAK